A section of the Chryseobacterium ginsenosidimutans genome encodes:
- a CDS encoding DUF3108 domain-containing protein, whose amino-acid sequence MRIFLILLIISSAQFFAQKTLNPGTVKLESKYIKDEISNAVWYAQKGDQKMEIGKITNEVKKVDKTTLLIKTSVKMNQAPETTWVDSTLVKISNFEPIYHSSYNVMRDMRFKFEKNKVTGYYLDKKTQKKDNIDEKVSVQYFDSNSYPGLIRFLPLKEHYSTEMPIYDYNPAAKKGVIKAYIEDVNKGELNGKKVWIVKATDDIQDRKTIVTYYIDTVTREVLKQDIDSNGRKMVMETVK is encoded by the coding sequence ATGAGAATATTTCTGATCCTTTTAATAATAAGCAGTGCCCAATTTTTTGCACAAAAAACATTGAATCCCGGTACTGTAAAACTCGAATCCAAATATATTAAAGACGAGATTTCCAATGCCGTCTGGTATGCTCAAAAAGGAGATCAAAAAATGGAAATCGGCAAGATTACCAATGAGGTGAAAAAAGTGGATAAAACGACACTCCTTATTAAAACAAGTGTAAAAATGAATCAGGCGCCGGAAACGACCTGGGTGGATTCTACGTTAGTTAAAATTTCAAATTTTGAGCCGATCTATCATTCTTCTTATAATGTGATGAGAGATATGCGTTTTAAGTTTGAAAAAAACAAAGTGACAGGCTATTATCTGGATAAAAAAACTCAGAAAAAAGACAATATCGACGAAAAAGTTTCTGTGCAATATTTCGACAGCAATTCTTATCCGGGATTAATCCGTTTTTTACCTTTAAAAGAACACTACTCCACCGAGATGCCAATCTACGATTATAATCCGGCAGCCAAAAAAGGAGTTATAAAAGCGTATATTGAAGATGTAAATAAAGGCGAACTAAACGGTAAAAAAGTCTGGATCGTAAAAGCAACAGACGATATTCAGGACAGGAAAACGATTGTCACTTATTACATTGACACTGTAACGAGAGAAGTTTTAAAACAGGATATTGATTCCAACGGCAGAAAAATGGTCATGGAAACGGTGAAATAA
- a CDS encoding co-chaperone GroES, which produces MSVNFKPLADRVLIEPIAAETKTASGIIIPDTAKEKPQEGTVVAVGPGKKDEPTTVKVGDKVLYGKYSGSELKLDGKDFLIVKEGDLLGIIG; this is translated from the coding sequence ATGTCAGTAAACTTTAAACCATTAGCAGACAGAGTTTTGATCGAGCCGATCGCTGCAGAAACTAAAACAGCTTCAGGTATTATTATTCCGGACACCGCAAAAGAAAAACCACAAGAAGGTACAGTAGTAGCAGTAGGCCCAGGGAAAAAAGATGAGCCTACAACTGTGAAAGTAGGTGACAAAGTTCTTTATGGAAAATATTCAGGTTCTGAATTAAAATTAGACGGAAAAGATTTCTTAATCGTTAAAGAAGGAGACTTATTAGGAATTATTGGGTAA
- a CDS encoding AAA family ATPase, translating into MKIEAFEAEGVHDYLSYNFVFDQKLTFLIGINGSGKTSVLKLILALVSPSFEYLNSIEHKYVKITCTNNDEKIVIESRKTTENKLQLSVNVGEEVPIINTINKLRRIDDVTTEEFRKISSSHLEEFANLDFTKKILEFNTPFFLGLDRRIYEGHQIDKINRIFYSRKYNNYPTNDHLNRSLIEIQEVIYDYYRLIASEQPRINSEFKNKVLLQTFEFIESKEFNILRDKKELAEKREKANEAFKNLKVEGITESLNKFFDSLSITLTEFNEVQKRNNKDIGIDDIDVIQKWFNNQPQLKKIDSLINFNKEYQDEIQELYEPIEKTKTIINEFLKESKKELLIDPKGELKIKLKNDDEVNIYELSSGEKQILILLGNLIYFVEKSKKEPGIFIVDEPELSLHLSWQEIFVKSLIDASPNTQFIIATHSPAIINEFSTALCNDLATLNL; encoded by the coding sequence ATGAAAATAGAAGCATTTGAAGCAGAAGGTGTCCATGATTATCTATCTTACAATTTCGTTTTCGATCAAAAATTAACTTTTCTAATTGGGATTAATGGCTCTGGAAAGACATCAGTACTAAAATTAATTTTAGCGTTGGTGTCACCATCATTTGAATATTTAAATTCAATAGAGCATAAATATGTCAAAATTACATGTACCAATAATGATGAAAAAATAGTTATTGAATCAAGAAAAACTACTGAGAACAAATTGCAATTGAGTGTTAATGTTGGTGAGGAAGTTCCTATAATTAATACCATCAATAAGTTAAGAAGAATTGATGATGTTACTACAGAAGAATTTAGAAAAATTAGTTCAAGTCATTTGGAGGAATTTGCAAATTTGGATTTTACAAAGAAAATTTTAGAATTTAACACCCCTTTTTTCTTGGGGTTAGACCGAAGAATTTATGAAGGACATCAAATAGATAAAATTAATCGAATTTTTTATTCGCGTAAGTATAATAATTATCCAACAAACGATCATCTTAACAGAAGCCTGATTGAGATTCAAGAAGTTATATATGACTACTATAGGCTAATTGCATCAGAACAACCTAGGATAAATTCTGAATTCAAAAATAAAGTACTTCTACAGACATTTGAATTTATTGAGTCAAAAGAATTTAATATTTTAAGAGATAAAAAAGAGTTAGCAGAAAAAAGAGAAAAAGCTAATGAAGCCTTTAAAAATCTTAAGGTTGAAGGAATTACAGAAAGTCTTAATAAATTTTTTGATAGTTTGAGTATTACATTAACAGAATTTAATGAAGTACAAAAAAGAAATAATAAAGATATTGGAATTGACGATATTGATGTTATTCAAAAATGGTTCAATAATCAACCTCAATTGAAGAAAATAGATAGCTTAATAAACTTTAACAAAGAATATCAAGATGAAATTCAGGAACTTTATGAACCAATAGAAAAAACTAAAACAATTATTAACGAATTTCTTAAGGAGAGCAAAAAAGAATTACTAATAGATCCCAAAGGCGAGTTGAAAATAAAACTTAAAAATGATGATGAGGTAAATATTTATGAATTATCTTCTGGAGAAAAACAAATCCTAATATTATTAGGAAATCTTATTTATTTTGTTGAAAAATCAAAAAAGGAGCCTGGGATTTTCATTGTGGATGAACCTGAACTTTCTTTGCATTTATCATGGCAGGAAATTTTTGTAAAATCTTTAATTGATGCGAGCCCCAATACTCAATTCATAATTGCTACACATTCTCCAGCCATAATTAATGAGTTTTCTACTGCATTATGTAATGATTTAGCCACATTAAATTTATAG